The proteins below are encoded in one region of Oreochromis niloticus isolate F11D_XX linkage group LG6, O_niloticus_UMD_NMBU, whole genome shotgun sequence:
- the LOC106098904 gene encoding solute carrier family 22 member 7 — MKFENVLADINGFGRFQIMIIVISFIGRFTLPCHFMLNNFIAAVPSHHCDISSLDDGGIFMNLSQTERLLVTIPVQQDGTPSSCQMFQEPQYHLLVNTSHITDAHTVPCQNGWVYDNTTFKSTLTSEWDLVCDRRGKNKATATIFFVGVMFGAMAFGSLSDRYGRRIMLLVSYVSGMVFAVASAFSTSYVMFTVLRFLTGFCITGIVIVSAVLSVEWVDIEHRKIVGVIDSLSWTFGNIVFSLIAYFVNDWRRLIISVTLPLILAIFTWRWMPESARWLIANGKLEQAHMYLKKCANMNRREESIHTLKTETLSTIVTTEKRDRTYSYLDLIRTPEMRKLAMRTGILWFCIATTFYGISFKITGFGLNIYLTQFTYALIELPAKLAVLYLLEKIGRRHTVVGTLLLAAICLGINIVIPKEMSVATTVVAIIGKGFSSASFATLVLYSSELYPTVVRQNGMGYNSFMARFGVAVAPMILLLDDVWTELPQVVLCFVAVLGGIVARTLSETRNRCLPETIEDIEQKQ; from the exons ATGAAGTTTGAGAATGTTCTTGCTGATATTAACGGATTTGGAAGATTTCAGATAATGATCATTGTGATCAGTTTCATCGGTCGCTTCACTCTGCCTTGCCACTTCATGCTCAACAATTTCATTGCAGCTGTTCCCTCTCATCACTGTGACATCAGCTCTCTGGATGATGGGGGTATTTTTATGAATTTATCCCAGACAGAGAGGCTTCTTGTTACTATTCCAGTTCAGCAGGATGGGACTCCAAGCTCCTGTCAGATGTTCCAGGAGCCTCAATATCATCTGCTGGTTAACACTTCCCACATCACTGATGCGCATACAGTGCCGTGCCAGAACGGATGGGTGTACGACAACACTACTTTCAAGTCTACTCTGACCTCAGAG TGGGACTTGGTGTGTGATAGAAGagggaaaaacaaagcaactgCTACCATCTTCTTTGTTGGAGTCATGTTTGGAGCGATGGCCTTTGGCAGTCTGAGTGACAG GTATGGCAGAAGGATCATGCTGCTGGTATCATACGTGTCTGGGATGGTGTTTGCTGTTGCAAGCGCCTTTTCTACTTCCTACGTGATGTTCACGGTGCTGAGGTTCCTCACTGGCTTCTGCATCACAGGCATCGTCATCGTTTCAGCAGTCCTCA GTGTGGAGTGGGTGGACATTGAACACAGGAAGATTGTGGGAGTGATCGACAGCTTGTCCTGGACGTTTGGAAATATAGTGTTTTCACTTATTGCCTATTTTGTGAATGATTGGAGGAGGCTGATAATCAGTGTTACATTACCTTTAATCTTGGCCATCTTCACTTGGAG GTGGATGCCAGAGTCGGCTAGGTGGCTGATTGCCAATGGAAAGCTGGAGCAAGCTCATATGTATTTGAAAAAATGTGCCAACATGAATCGGAGAGAAGAGTCGATCCACACACTTAAAACAGAG ACACTATCCACCATTGTTACAACGGAGAAACGAGATCGAACCTACTCTTACCTCGACCTGATTCGGACACCTGAGATGAGGAAACTGGCCATGCGTACTGGTATATTATG GTTTTGCATTGCAACTACATTTTACGGCATCAGCTTCAAGATCACCGGTTTCGGGCTCAACATCTATCTCACTCAGTTTACCTATGCATTAATTGAACTTCCTGCCAAACTGGCAGTCCTCTACTTGCTGGAAAAGATAGGCAGGCGACACACTGTGGTGGGAACTTTGCTGCTGGCTGCCATTTGTCTTGGAATCAATATTGTGATACCAAAAG AAATGTCAGTCGCCACGACTGTGGTAGCCATCATTGGAAAAGGGTTTTCTTCAGCATCCTTTGCCACTCTAGTGCTATACAGCTCTGAGCTGTACCCAACTGTAGTAAG GCAGAACGGTATGGGTTACAACTCGTTCATGGCTCGGTTTGGCGTAGCTGTGGCTCCTATGATCCTCTTACTGGATGACGTCTGGACGGAGCTGCCACAGGTCGTTTTGTGCTTTGTGGCTGTACTCGGGGGAATAGTGGCAAGGACACTTTCAGAGACCCGCAACAGGTGCCTGCCAGAGACCATAGAGGACATTGAACAGAAGCAGTAG
- the LOC100706682 gene encoding pre-mRNA-splicing factor ATP-dependent RNA helicase DHX15: MSKRHRLDLGDDYSSSKKRSDGRDRDRDRDREDRSRDRDRDRDRDRDRDRDREPKPSSAPSNSTPAAPGLPPLKQMVLNQQINPFTSLPHTPRYYEILKKRLQLPVWEYKESFTDIITRHQSFVLVGETGSGKTTQIPQWCVDMVRGLPGPKRAVACTQPRRVAAMSVAQRVADEMDVMLGQEVGYSIRFEDCSSAKTILKYMTDGMLLREAMNDPLLERYGVIILDEAHERTLATDILMGVLKEVVRQRSDLKVIVMSATLDAGKFQVYFDSCPLLTIPGRTHPVEIFYTPEPERDYLEAAIRTVIQIHMCEEDEGDCLLFLTGQEEIDEACKRIKREVDDLGPEVGDIKIIPLYSTLPPQQQQRIFEPPPPRKPNGAIGRKVVVSTNIAETSLTIDGVVFVIDPGFAKQKVYNPRIRVESLLVTAISKASAQQRAGRAGRTRPGKCFRLYTEKAYKTEMQDNTYPEILRSNLGSVVLQLKKLGIDDLVHFDFMDPPAPETLMRALELLNYLAALNDDGDLTELGSMMAEFPLDPQLAKMVIASCEFNCSNEILSITAMLSVPQCFVRPTEAKKAADESKMRFAHIDGDHLTLLNVYHAFKQNHESNQWCYDNFVNYRSLMSADNVRQQLSRIMDRFNLPRRSTEFTSRDYYINIRRALCTGFFMQVAHLERTGHYLTVKDNQVVQLHPSTVLDHKPEWVLYNEFVLTTKNYIRTCTDIKPEWLVKIAPQYYEMSNFPQCEAKRQLERIIAKLESKEYSQY, encoded by the exons AGCCATCTAGTGCCCCATCTAACAGCACACCCGCTGCTCCAGGCTTACCACCGCTCAAGCAAATGGTCCTAAACCAGCAGATCAACCCATTCACCAGCCTGCCCCATACTCCCCGCTACTATGAGATCCTGAAGAAGAGGCTACAGCTTCCAGTGTGGGAGTACAAGGAAAGCTTCACTGACATCATCACACGTCATCAAAGCTTTGTGCTTGTTGGAGAGACTGGCTCCGGCAAGACAACACAG ATCCCACAGTGGTGTGTGGATATGGTTAGAGGCTTGCCTGGTCCTAAGCGGGCTGTAGCCTGTACTCAGCCCAGGAGAGTAGCAGCCATGAGTGTGGCTCAGAGGGTGGCGGACGAAATGGACGTCATGCTTGGACAGGAAGTTGGCTACTCCATCCGATTTGAGGATTGTAGCTCCGCCAAGACTATATTAAA GTACATGACAGACGGTATGTTGTTAAGAGAGGCCATGAATGACCCACTACTGGAGCGATATGGTGTGATCATTCTGGATGAGGCTCACGAGAGAACTCTGGCCACAGACATCCTGATGGGAGTACTGAAAGAAGTGGTTCGTCAGAGATCAGATCTGAAG GTGATTGTCATGAGTGCCACACTAGATGCTGGGAAGTTCCAGGTGTACTTTGACAGCTGTCCTCTTCTGACTATTCCTGGACGTACACATCCTGTTGAGATCTTTTACACTCCGGAGCCAGAGCGGGACTACCTTGAGGCGGCAATCCGCACTGTCATCCAGATTCATATGTGTGAGGAAGATGAAGGTGACTGTCTTCTCTTCCTCACTGGTCAAGAG gaaATTGATGAGGCATGCAAACGGATCAAGCGTGAGGTAGATGACCTGGGTCCTGAGGTTGGAGACATCAAAATCATTCCACTGTATTCCACGTTGCCTCCACAGCAGCAACAAAGAATCTTTGAGCCGCCTCCTCCAAGGAAGCCAAATGGTGCAATAGGAAGAAAG GTTGTGGTGTCGACAAACATCGCTGAGACTTCTCTAACAATTGATGGCGTGGTGTTTGTCATTGACCCTGGATTTGCCAAACAAAAG GTGTACAATCCTCGAATCAGAGTGGAGTCTCTGCTCGTCACAGCCATCAGTAAAGCTTCTGCCCAGCAGAGGGCAGGACGAGCTGGAAGAACACGTCCAGGGAAATGCTTCCGTCTCTACACAGAGAAGGCCTACAAAACAGAGATGCAG GATAACACATACCCTGAGATTCTTCGCTCAAACTTGGGATCTGTAGTGCTTCAGCTTAAAAAGCTGGGTATTGATGACCTCGTCCACTTTGACTTCATGGATCCACCTG CTCCTGAGACGTTGATGAGGGCCCTTGAGCTGCTGAACTACCTGGCAGCTCTCAATGATGATGGTGACCTGACAGAGCTGGGCTCCATGATGGCAGAATTTCCTCTGGACCCCCAACTGGCAAAGATGGTCATTGCAAGCTGCGAGTTTAACTGCTCCAACGAGATCCTTTCCATTACTGCCATGTTGTCAG TCCCACAGTGTTTTGTCCGTCCTACGGAGGCTAAGAAGGCAGCAGACGAGTCCAAGATGAGGTTTGCTCACATTGACGGAGACCACTTGACGCTGCTCAACGTCTATCACGCCTTCAAACAAA ACCATGAGTCTAACCAGTGGTGCTATGACAACTTTGTCAACTACCGCTCGCTGATGTCTGCCGACAATGTGCGGCAGCAGCTGTCCAGGATCATGGACCGCTTCAACCTGCCTCGTCGGAGCACAGAGTTCACAAGCAGAGATTACTACATCAACATCCGACGGGCGCTCTGCACCGGCTTCTTCATGCAG GTGGCTCATTTGGAGCGCACAGGCCATTACCTCACAGTGAAAGACAACCAAGTGGTCCAGCTGCACCCATCTACAGTCCTGGACCACAAACCAGAGTGGGTGCTCTACAACGAGTTTGTCCTCACCACCAAGAACTACATCCGCACATGCACAGACATCAAGCCAGAGTG GCTGGTGAAGATTGCACCTCAATACTACGAAATGAGTAACTTCCCACAATGTGAAGCTAAGCGACAGCTGGAGCGAATCATTGCCAAACTAGAGAGCAAAGAGTATTCCCAGTACTGA